A single region of the Halopiger xanaduensis SH-6 genome encodes:
- a CDS encoding DUF7504 family protein has protein sequence MDGEYANGGETRAAFARTLPALKRDGSNVLVVGEDVTAVHEVACRELCGCGDSDGDDGDESAIDRSRYRVLVTDRADRPSNESAPSGTVRWIEYATEADGDPSVGDTQYAGCSDRLEALGIEIIETIDEFDADADGLAPAELRVCVDSPMPLFRAYDAERVFRLLHATTAAIEHVNGMGHVHLPLAPDHETVALLEPLFDAVVELRERAGKYEQRWRLRERRTRTEWLSL, from the coding sequence ATGGACGGCGAGTACGCGAACGGGGGAGAGACGCGTGCGGCGTTCGCGAGAACGTTGCCGGCGCTCAAACGGGACGGGAGCAACGTCCTCGTCGTCGGCGAAGACGTGACTGCAGTCCACGAAGTTGCCTGCCGGGAGTTGTGCGGTTGTGGCGACAGTGACGGCGACGACGGCGACGAGTCGGCGATCGACCGGTCCCGGTATCGGGTTCTCGTTACGGACCGCGCCGATCGCCCCTCGAACGAATCCGCGCCGAGCGGAACGGTCAGATGGATCGAATACGCAACGGAGGCCGACGGCGACCCGTCGGTCGGCGATACGCAGTACGCCGGCTGCAGCGATCGACTCGAGGCGCTCGGCATCGAGATCATCGAAACCATCGACGAATTCGACGCCGACGCGGACGGGCTCGCGCCCGCGGAACTTCGGGTCTGCGTCGACTCGCCGATGCCGTTGTTCCGTGCGTACGACGCCGAGCGCGTGTTCCGGCTCTTGCACGCGACGACCGCTGCGATCGAACACGTCAACGGAATGGGCCACGTCCACCTGCCGCTCGCTCCGGACCACGAGACCGTCGCGCTGCTCGAGCCGCTGTTCGACGCGGTCGTCGAACTCCGGGAGCGAGCGGGGAAGTACGAGCAACGGTGGCGACTTCGCGAGCGGCGGACGCGGACCGAATGGCTCTCGCTGTAA
- a CDS encoding ribonuclease H-like domain-containing protein has translation MRIENSFIPVRGVGETTERRLWERGITHWDEFDGSVDVVGDALADRIETFIDEGRAHLERGDVSPFAERLPSASRWRLYENVRDQTCFLDIETTGLDASCDDVTTVSLHRGDETKTFVKGRDLTSERLERELEASSLLVTFNGARFDVPFLETCYDIDVDVPHLDLMYPCKQVGLDGGLKAIERELGIDRDMPDLSGRDAVRLWHEYERGDESALETLVEYNRADTKNMRPLVETVTDRLHAEVFDAARNKV, from the coding sequence GTGCGAATCGAGAACAGCTTCATCCCGGTCCGCGGGGTTGGCGAAACGACCGAGCGCCGCCTGTGGGAACGGGGAATCACCCACTGGGACGAGTTCGACGGCAGCGTCGACGTCGTCGGCGACGCGCTCGCCGACCGGATCGAGACGTTCATCGACGAGGGACGCGCCCACCTGGAGCGCGGCGACGTTTCCCCGTTCGCCGAGCGGCTTCCGTCCGCGAGCCGCTGGCGACTGTACGAGAACGTCCGCGACCAAACCTGCTTCCTGGACATCGAGACGACCGGACTCGACGCCTCCTGCGACGACGTCACGACGGTCAGTCTGCACCGCGGCGACGAGACCAAGACGTTCGTTAAAGGCCGCGACCTCACCAGCGAGCGCCTCGAGCGGGAACTCGAGGCGTCGTCGCTGCTGGTCACGTTCAACGGCGCGCGGTTCGACGTCCCCTTCCTCGAGACCTGCTACGACATCGACGTCGACGTGCCGCACCTCGATCTCATGTACCCCTGCAAGCAGGTCGGGCTCGACGGCGGGCTGAAGGCGATCGAACGCGAGCTCGGCATCGACCGGGACATGCCGGATCTCAGCGGCCGCGACGCCGTGCGCCTCTGGCACGAGTACGAGCGCGGCGACGAGAGCGCACTGGAGACGCTCGTCGAGTACAACCGCGCGGACACGAAGAACATGCGACCGCTGGTCGAAACAGTCACGGATCGGCTCCACGCGGAGGTATTCGACGCGGCGCGCAACAAAGTGTAG
- a CDS encoding acyl-CoA thioesterase: MTTEYDYDVGIDVRLRDIDFMGHVNNATYATYLEQAREAYFTDVLGVSLVDTGTVLATLEIDYARPIDADADVTAALRVPELGTSSLPIEYEIRADGELAATARTVQVLVDEETGDSRPLPDEWRRRIDATRG; encoded by the coding sequence ATGACAACTGAGTATGATTACGACGTCGGCATCGACGTTCGACTCCGCGACATCGACTTCATGGGCCACGTCAACAACGCGACGTACGCGACCTACCTCGAGCAAGCCCGCGAGGCGTACTTCACGGACGTCCTCGGCGTCTCGCTCGTCGACACCGGCACCGTACTGGCGACCCTCGAAATCGATTACGCGCGCCCCATCGACGCCGACGCGGACGTCACCGCCGCCCTCCGAGTCCCGGAACTGGGCACCTCGAGTCTCCCGATCGAGTACGAGATCCGAGCGGACGGCGAACTGGCGGCGACCGCACGGACGGTCCAGGTGCTCGTCGACGAGGAGACGGGCGACTCACGGCCGCTGCCGGACGAGTGGCGGCGGCGGATCGACGCGACTCGAGGGTAA
- a CDS encoding HalOD1 output domain-containing protein, protein MLLSVDRSEATDDQSLSFAVISAVAEREGVDPTDIEPPEYEALYDAINPEALDSLFAPRTDGTARTTGRVEFTYCDYHVVVTSDGDVEVHDDDPQQ, encoded by the coding sequence ATGCTACTCTCAGTCGATCGTTCGGAAGCAACCGACGACCAGTCCCTCAGTTTTGCAGTTATTAGCGCAGTCGCCGAACGGGAAGGCGTCGATCCGACCGATATCGAACCACCGGAGTACGAAGCGCTCTACGACGCAATCAATCCCGAAGCTCTCGATTCACTTTTTGCACCGCGAACGGACGGCACCGCTCGAACCACAGGTCGCGTCGAATTCACGTATTGTGACTACCACGTCGTCGTCACGAGCGACGGCGACGTCGAAGTACACGACGACGATCCCCAGCAGTAA
- a CDS encoding GNAT family N-acetyltransferase, protein MSADVTIEPATSDDVEAVAELWVRLARGQRAYDSYVRADANRNRMRETLAAHQATDGLLVARAGADDTLVGFVSFSLEHGTLELDATRGTISNIYVEPTHRGRGIGAALLEAAEDALADRGAEVVILEVMADNEAARRFYREQGFDAFRVTMERSLADRDEQAVQSENDTHSKEDE, encoded by the coding sequence ATGTCGGCTGACGTAACGATCGAACCAGCGACGAGCGACGACGTCGAGGCCGTCGCGGAACTGTGGGTCCGACTGGCCCGCGGTCAGCGCGCGTACGACTCCTACGTGCGCGCGGACGCGAACCGAAACCGGATGCGCGAAACCCTCGCCGCCCACCAGGCCACCGACGGCCTGCTCGTCGCTCGCGCCGGCGCCGACGACACCCTCGTCGGCTTCGTCTCGTTCTCCCTCGAGCACGGGACGCTCGAACTCGACGCGACCCGCGGGACGATCTCGAACATCTACGTCGAACCGACCCACCGCGGTCGCGGAATCGGTGCGGCGCTGCTCGAGGCGGCCGAAGACGCGCTCGCCGATCGGGGCGCGGAGGTCGTGATTTTGGAGGTTATGGCCGACAACGAGGCCGCACGGCGGTTCTACAGGGAACAGGGGTTCGACGCGTTTCGCGTGACGATGGAACGGTCGCTCGCGGACCGCGACGAGCAAGCGGTTCAATCCGAAAACGATACACACTCAAAGGAGGACGAGTAA
- a CDS encoding CBS domain-containing protein produces MESELSVTDVLTTDYVGVSESDTVRGAVQLMRDERASCVLVVRGADAVGIMTEWDLLDLVADEREPGELTVGDVMTTPVISVAPDRSLTDAASLMTRENIRNVVVEDEDGVRGVVTQRDVIAAASSFQATVAPRSRSNPDGTVPGSRPGSASGRQPDDPTTQSTAAEADERALANGGDEYTTQGVCEACGSLAESLRESNGQLVCPDCRTV; encoded by the coding sequence ATGGAATCGGAACTGTCGGTCACGGACGTCCTGACGACCGACTACGTCGGCGTCAGCGAGTCCGATACGGTCCGCGGAGCGGTGCAACTCATGCGAGACGAGCGCGCGAGCTGCGTCCTCGTCGTTCGCGGCGCCGACGCCGTCGGCATCATGACCGAGTGGGACCTGCTCGACCTCGTCGCGGACGAGCGCGAGCCGGGCGAGCTGACCGTCGGCGACGTCATGACGACGCCGGTCATCTCGGTCGCGCCGGACCGCTCGCTCACCGACGCCGCGAGCCTGATGACCCGCGAGAACATCCGGAACGTCGTCGTCGAGGACGAGGACGGCGTCCGCGGGGTCGTCACCCAGCGCGACGTCATCGCCGCCGCGAGTTCGTTCCAGGCGACGGTCGCGCCCCGCTCTCGCTCGAATCCGGACGGGACGGTTCCGGGGTCCAGGCCGGGGTCGGCATCCGGACGGCAGCCCGACGACCCGACGACCCAATCCACCGCCGCGGAGGCCGACGAGCGGGCGCTCGCCAACGGCGGCGACGAGTACACGACGCAGGGCGTCTGCGAGGCCTGCGGCTCGCTGGCCGAGTCCCTCCGGGAGTCGAACGGCCAACTCGTCTGTCCGGACTGCCGAACGGTGTAG
- a CDS encoding GTP cyclohydrolase III — protein sequence MTNTQVTLLQIDNYGPWTVTPEPRRETDLQTMQSRLYADISQFVGARDGYVFFTRFDNMIAVTNGLSREDHERLQESIGNRYPVTLSLGVATGTTPVQALSDATTQLQEAGSAQDKDRREVLEGRVIEDGHRTDGDVQIAHFDVINATGTYTDELNAFDTFIEIEQGYAELMRHMRHTHDSLSFFVGGDNVIVVCPDLEEPDYEEAIHHVAEAVDVDLQVGVGRGDSAHEAGYAAKHALETCRADGIRVELAWE from the coding sequence GTGACTAACACGCAGGTTACGCTCCTTCAGATCGACAACTACGGTCCGTGGACGGTGACGCCCGAGCCTCGCCGGGAAACCGACCTGCAGACGATGCAGTCCCGCCTCTACGCGGACATCTCCCAGTTCGTCGGCGCCCGCGACGGCTACGTCTTCTTCACCCGCTTCGACAACATGATCGCCGTCACGAACGGGCTCTCCCGCGAGGACCACGAACGCCTCCAGGAATCGATCGGCAACCGGTATCCGGTCACGCTCAGCCTCGGCGTCGCGACCGGCACCACGCCCGTGCAGGCGCTCTCGGACGCGACGACGCAACTGCAGGAGGCCGGCAGCGCCCAGGACAAGGACCGCCGCGAGGTCCTCGAGGGTCGCGTCATCGAGGACGGCCACCGGACCGACGGGGACGTCCAGATCGCCCACTTCGACGTCATCAACGCGACGGGCACCTACACGGACGAACTCAACGCCTTCGACACGTTCATCGAGATCGAGCAGGGCTACGCCGAACTCATGCGCCATATGCGCCACACCCACGACAGTCTCTCCTTCTTCGTCGGCGGCGACAACGTCATCGTCGTCTGTCCCGACCTCGAGGAACCCGACTACGAGGAGGCGATCCACCACGTCGCGGAAGCCGTCGACGTCGACCTGCAGGTCGGCGTCGGTCGCGGGGACAGCGCCCACGAGGCCGGCTACGCCGCGAAGCACGCCCTCGAGACCTGCCGGGCCGACGGCATCCGAGTCGAACTCGCGTGGGAGTAG
- a CDS encoding DUF5785 family protein: MSSDWPVDPDGEEGSEGRRKYDMRIIADKVDEEEDFPMNVAEFVDEYGDYPIRINHERVVAMREIFEYVDAEEFETILDMHKAVGNAMREGNFWTYHPQGADPEKKHA; encoded by the coding sequence ATGAGCAGCGACTGGCCAGTCGATCCCGACGGCGAGGAAGGCAGCGAGGGACGCCGCAAGTACGACATGCGGATCATCGCGGACAAGGTCGACGAGGAGGAGGACTTCCCGATGAACGTCGCCGAGTTCGTCGACGAGTACGGCGACTACCCGATCCGGATCAACCACGAGCGGGTCGTCGCGATGCGCGAGATCTTCGAGTACGTCGACGCCGAGGAGTTCGAGACGATACTCGACATGCACAAGGCCGTCGGCAACGCCATGCGCGAGGGTAACTTCTGGACGTACCACCCGCAGGGCGCCGACCCCGAGAAGAAACACGCGTAA
- the ggt gene encoding gamma-glutamyltransferase: MAGDPSSNGRDSSRIDRRRFLALAGASAGALSLGAAPAAATESPENLAEADIDGFDCDQPIFECGQQVTAAGGMVSAEDPRASAAGARVLAEGGNAIDAAVAVQYVLNVVSPQASGIGGGGFMVVYDAESDSVHCINSRERAPRDAHPEMFLDNGEPRDFDEAIQRSEAIGVPGTLDALETARERFGSRPRQRLIRPAIQLAAGGFTVDEYLSEVIAENRDKFNDAAREVFLDANGNVPQPGDTLTNEDLARTLELIRRDGRDAFYEGPIARDIAATVEGLEGGPGIDERDLAEYSVTIDEPVRKEAYDFEIVGQPVPTSGPTTIAMIMRMLEFLDIEEYDIRAPEKYHLIAEANRVAWADRDQYMGDPEFVDVPVEGLLDDDFLRQRASRIDLDGVIADYAAGEQVPPGVPPGAPERFTPDWAATASTADPVSSTAHFTTADRHGNVVSYTTTIEQLMGSGKMVSGRGFMLNNELTDFDFEPGGPNQVQPRKRPLSSTSPTMVFRDGEPIFTAGSPGGFTIITSVQQAILHRLVYGLEPLEAIQEPSIFSARDFDVMWEPDVPEAAVEYGEARGQPWADEPEEIGNVQVMDVRPDGFTGAADPTRDGLAVGVNLPQARGRSPEKHPESKRSKSKSNKDR; the protein is encoded by the coding sequence ATGGCAGGTGACCCATCATCGAACGGACGGGACAGTAGTCGCATCGATCGACGGCGGTTTCTCGCGCTCGCAGGCGCGAGCGCCGGGGCGCTCTCGCTCGGCGCCGCGCCGGCAGCCGCCACCGAATCGCCCGAGAATCTCGCCGAGGCCGACATCGACGGCTTCGACTGCGACCAGCCGATATTCGAGTGCGGGCAGCAAGTGACCGCTGCGGGAGGGATGGTCTCGGCCGAGGACCCGCGTGCATCGGCGGCTGGCGCTCGCGTCCTCGCCGAGGGCGGCAACGCGATCGACGCCGCCGTGGCGGTCCAGTACGTGTTGAACGTCGTCTCCCCGCAAGCGTCGGGCATCGGCGGCGGCGGATTCATGGTGGTTTACGACGCCGAGAGCGACAGCGTCCACTGCATCAACAGCCGCGAACGCGCGCCGCGGGACGCGCATCCGGAGATGTTCCTCGACAACGGGGAGCCGCGGGACTTCGACGAAGCCATCCAGCGCAGCGAGGCCATCGGCGTCCCCGGAACGCTCGACGCCCTCGAGACGGCCCGCGAGCGGTTCGGCTCGCGGCCCCGGCAGCGACTGATTCGGCCCGCGATTCAACTCGCCGCCGGCGGCTTCACCGTCGACGAGTACCTCTCCGAGGTGATCGCGGAAAACCGGGACAAGTTCAACGACGCCGCGCGCGAGGTCTTCCTCGACGCGAACGGCAACGTCCCCCAGCCCGGCGACACCCTCACCAACGAGGACCTCGCGCGAACGCTCGAGTTGATCCGTCGGGACGGACGGGACGCCTTCTACGAGGGACCGATCGCCCGCGACATCGCCGCCACCGTCGAGGGACTCGAGGGCGGCCCCGGCATCGACGAGCGGGACCTCGCGGAGTACTCGGTGACGATCGACGAGCCGGTACGCAAGGAGGCCTACGACTTCGAGATCGTCGGCCAGCCCGTGCCTACGTCGGGGCCGACGACCATCGCGATGATCATGCGGATGCTCGAGTTCCTCGACATCGAGGAGTACGACATCCGGGCGCCCGAGAAGTACCACCTGATCGCCGAAGCGAACCGCGTCGCGTGGGCCGACCGCGACCAGTACATGGGCGACCCCGAGTTCGTCGACGTGCCCGTCGAGGGGCTGCTGGACGACGACTTCCTCCGGCAGCGGGCTTCGCGGATCGATCTCGACGGCGTCATCGCCGACTACGCAGCCGGCGAGCAGGTTCCGCCGGGCGTGCCGCCGGGCGCGCCGGAGCGGTTCACACCCGACTGGGCCGCGACGGCGTCGACCGCCGACCCGGTCAGTTCGACCGCCCACTTCACGACCGCCGACCGGCACGGCAACGTCGTCTCCTACACGACGACCATCGAGCAGCTCATGGGCTCGGGGAAGATGGTCTCCGGCCGCGGGTTCATGCTCAACAACGAGCTCACCGACTTCGACTTCGAGCCCGGCGGACCGAACCAGGTCCAGCCCCGCAAGCGCCCGCTGAGCAGCACCAGCCCGACGATGGTCTTCCGCGACGGCGAGCCGATCTTCACCGCCGGCTCGCCGGGCGGCTTCACGATCATCACCAGCGTCCAGCAGGCCATCCTCCACCGGCTCGTCTACGGCCTCGAGCCGCTCGAGGCGATCCAGGAGCCGTCGATCTTCAGCGCCCGCGACTTCGACGTCATGTGGGAGCCGGACGTTCCTGAAGCAGCCGTCGAGTACGGCGAGGCGCGGGGCCAGCCGTGGGCCGACGAGCCCGAGGAGATCGGCAACGTGCAGGTGATGGACGTCCGTCCCGACGGGTTCACCGGGGCCGCGGACCCGACTCGAGACGGATTAGCCGTGGGTGTGAACCTGCCGCAGGCTCGAGGGCGGAGTCCCGAGAAGCACCCTGAATCGAAGCGGTCGAAATCGAAGTCCAATAAGGATCGCTGA
- the mct gene encoding succinyl-CoA:mesaconate CoA-transferase produces MGALSNLRVLDLTQVLAGPYCTMLLADMGADVVKIERPGGDLIRSNPPYVDDPEEEAYGGYFQSVNRGKKSLELDFNDDEDRADFLSLVEEADVVIENYRAGTMEKYDLGYETLREHNPQLIYSSIRGFGDPRTGETHRQGQPSFDLIAQALGGVMEITGQEDGPPTKVGPGIGDLFTATLNCIGILAAVNHREQTGEGQYVDTGMYDSMLSMTERAIYQQSYTGEAPTRQGNSHPTLFPYDAFETADGYAVVAAFGTNHWRELCSALDRPDLAEEYPTAADRLEHREELRAQIADWAADLETDDLVDRLEGRVPAAPVQTTEEIFDDPHVRDRDMLVPVEQPGTGEDVEIAGNPIKMTATPPEPRGRAPLLDEHREDVLGEESEVTADD; encoded by the coding sequence ATGGGTGCGCTTTCGAACCTGCGCGTGCTGGATCTGACCCAGGTGCTCGCCGGCCCGTACTGTACGATGTTGCTCGCGGACATGGGCGCGGACGTGGTAAAGATCGAGCGCCCCGGCGGCGATCTGATCCGCTCGAACCCGCCGTACGTCGACGACCCCGAGGAGGAAGCCTACGGCGGCTACTTCCAGAGCGTCAACCGCGGGAAGAAGAGTCTCGAGCTCGATTTCAACGACGACGAAGATCGCGCCGACTTCCTCTCGCTGGTCGAGGAAGCCGACGTCGTCATCGAGAACTATCGCGCGGGCACGATGGAGAAGTACGACCTCGGGTACGAAACGCTCCGCGAGCACAACCCGCAGTTGATCTACTCCTCGATCCGCGGGTTCGGCGACCCGCGTACGGGCGAGACCCACAGGCAAGGTCAGCCCTCTTTCGACCTCATCGCGCAGGCGCTGGGCGGCGTAATGGAGATTACGGGTCAGGAGGACGGCCCGCCGACGAAAGTGGGGCCGGGAATCGGCGATCTCTTCACCGCGACGCTGAACTGCATCGGTATCCTCGCAGCCGTCAACCACCGCGAACAGACCGGCGAGGGCCAGTACGTCGACACCGGCATGTACGACTCCATGCTCAGCATGACCGAGCGGGCGATCTACCAGCAGTCCTACACCGGCGAGGCCCCCACGCGACAGGGGAATTCCCACCCCACGCTGTTCCCCTACGACGCGTTCGAAACCGCCGACGGGTACGCCGTCGTCGCCGCATTCGGCACCAACCACTGGCGGGAACTCTGTTCGGCGCTGGACCGGCCGGACCTCGCCGAAGAGTACCCCACCGCCGCGGACCGCCTCGAGCACCGCGAGGAACTGCGCGCACAGATCGCCGATTGGGCAGCCGATCTCGAGACCGACGACCTCGTGGATCGCCTCGAGGGCCGGGTGCCGGCCGCGCCGGTCCAGACGACCGAGGAGATCTTCGACGATCCGCACGTCCGCGACCGGGACATGCTCGTGCCGGTGGAACAGCCCGGTACCGGCGAGGACGTCGAGATCGCCGGGAATCCGATCAAGATGACCGCGACGCCGCCGGAACCGCGCGGTCGAGCGCCGCTGCTCGACGAGCACCGCGAGGACGTACTGGGCGAGGAAAGTGAAGTGACAGCGGACGACTAA
- the glmS gene encoding methylaspartate mutase subunit S has translation MVANTMSGTVVLGVIGSDAHVVGITILEQAFSAAGFDVVNLGVQTSQEEFAEAAVAHDAEAVLVSSLYGHAEQDCQGFHEVLEDAGVEAVTYIGGNLAVGQDDFEQTRRTFRELGFDRVFDSETDPEEAIAALRRDLQITPTESERATVSS, from the coding sequence ATCGTCGCGAATACGATGTCCGGAACGGTCGTCCTCGGCGTGATCGGCTCCGACGCTCACGTCGTTGGCATCACGATCTTAGAGCAGGCGTTCAGTGCGGCAGGCTTCGACGTCGTCAACCTCGGCGTCCAGACCTCCCAGGAGGAGTTCGCCGAGGCAGCCGTAGCACACGACGCCGAGGCCGTACTGGTCTCCTCGCTCTACGGACACGCCGAGCAGGACTGCCAGGGCTTCCACGAGGTCTTGGAGGACGCGGGCGTCGAGGCCGTCACCTACATCGGCGGCAACCTCGCCGTCGGCCAGGACGACTTCGAGCAGACGCGGCGGACCTTCCGCGAGCTCGGCTTCGACCGCGTCTTCGACTCCGAGACCGACCCCGAGGAAGCCATCGCCGCCCTCCGGCGGGATCTCCAGATCACACCGACCGAGTCGGAACGCGCCACGGTGAGTTCGTAG
- a CDS encoding methylaspartate mutase subunit E — translation MIRDERIPADQLRRIDEEIRSEWPTGDEVDFEEAIAYHESLPDRKRFADVLESADKPLLQPRAGVPRLEDQIDLLEYLHGEGKADLLPTTIDSYTRDNEYEKAQEGLEKARETDEDTLNGFPAVNHGVEGCRELIEAIDAPIEVRHGTPDARLLAAITFAGGFQSFEGGPISYNIPYTKRHGLEETIERWQFVDRLAGAYTERGVRINREPFGPLTGTLVPPSIAIAIMLIEGKLAATQGVRSITLGYGQVGNVVQDVAALNALQKLGDEFLPDEVVVTTVFHEWMGGFPPDEARANGVIGLGGMTAAIAQPDKVITKSPQEFQGVPTKEANAAGLRTTRQVIDMAIEQDIDIDGIEEEQELIERETRCLMDTVLEHDDGDVVQGTLKAFDTGALDVPFAPSDSAKGAVLPARDDDGRVRIFEWGDLAMDDDIKEIHKARLSRRADTEGRDQSFRMVADDVDAISDGKLIGRPQSRSQSTSQGDI, via the coding sequence ATGATACGCGACGAACGCATACCGGCCGACCAGCTACGGCGCATCGACGAGGAAATCCGGTCCGAGTGGCCCACCGGCGACGAGGTCGACTTCGAGGAAGCCATCGCGTACCACGAGTCGCTCCCCGACCGCAAGCGGTTCGCGGACGTCCTCGAGTCGGCGGACAAACCGCTCTTACAACCAAGGGCGGGCGTCCCCCGACTCGAGGACCAGATCGACCTCCTCGAGTACCTCCACGGGGAGGGGAAGGCGGACCTCCTCCCCACCACGATCGACTCGTACACGCGCGACAACGAGTACGAGAAGGCCCAGGAGGGACTCGAGAAGGCCCGCGAGACCGACGAGGACACCTTGAACGGGTTCCCCGCGGTCAACCATGGCGTCGAGGGCTGTCGCGAACTGATCGAGGCGATCGACGCCCCGATCGAGGTCCGCCACGGGACGCCCGACGCCCGATTGCTGGCTGCGATCACCTTCGCGGGCGGCTTCCAGAGCTTCGAGGGCGGCCCGATCTCCTACAACATCCCCTACACCAAGCGCCACGGCCTCGAGGAGACGATCGAGCGCTGGCAGTTCGTCGACCGGCTCGCCGGAGCGTACACCGAGCGGGGCGTGCGGATCAACCGCGAGCCGTTCGGGCCGCTGACCGGCACCTTGGTGCCGCCGTCGATCGCGATCGCGATCATGCTGATCGAGGGTAAACTCGCCGCCACTCAGGGCGTTCGATCGATCACGCTCGGCTACGGGCAGGTCGGCAACGTCGTCCAGGACGTGGCTGCCCTGAACGCCCTGCAGAAGCTCGGCGACGAGTTCCTCCCCGACGAGGTCGTCGTCACGACGGTCTTCCACGAGTGGATGGGCGGCTTCCCGCCGGACGAGGCCCGCGCGAACGGCGTCATCGGCCTCGGCGGGATGACCGCCGCCATCGCACAGCCCGATAAGGTCATCACGAAGTCGCCCCAGGAGTTCCAGGGCGTGCCGACCAAGGAGGCCAACGCCGCCGGCCTCCGCACCACCCGACAGGTCATCGACATGGCGATCGAGCAAGACATCGACATCGACGGCATCGAGGAAGAACAGGAGCTGATCGAGCGCGAGACCCGGTGTCTGATGGACACCGTGCTCGAGCACGACGACGGCGACGTGGTCCAGGGGACGTTGAAGGCCTTCGACACCGGCGCGCTCGACGTCCCGTTCGCGCCCAGCGATAGCGCGAAAGGGGCCGTGCTCCCCGCCCGGGACGACGACGGTCGCGTCCGCATCTTCGAGTGGGGCGACCTCGCGATGGACGACGACATCAAGGAGATCCACAAGGCCCGGCTCTCTCGGCGCGCCGACACCGAGGGCCGCGACCAGTCGTTCCGCATGGTCGCGGACGACGTCGACGCGATCAGCGACGGGAAGCTCATCGGCCGACCGCAGTCGCGGTCGCAATCGACCTCCCAGGGTGATATCTAA